One Oryzomonas sagensis genomic region harbors:
- a CDS encoding endonuclease, which yields MPKEKKERHQNRYQAIITQVFDSHYGNGITEFEFTRDEFMAIAENLGIVLPKNVGDVIYSFRYRNDLPQSITNTAADGLEWVIEGAGRARYRFKQVRLNRIVPREELLTIKVPDATPEIIAAYALSDEQALLARVRYNRLVDMFLGVTAFSLQNHLRTTVRGVGQIEIDEIYVGIDRHGRQFVVPVQAKGGSDKHGSVQTQQDISCCSEKFPDLICRAVSAQFMSDDRIAMFELTVQAGEIKVVDEKHYQLVPASSISPDDLRQYASRGANAQ from the coding sequence ATGCCTAAGGAAAAAAAGGAGCGGCACCAAAACCGATATCAGGCAATCATTACACAAGTATTCGACAGTCATTACGGCAACGGCATTACCGAATTCGAGTTTACCCGTGACGAGTTCATGGCGATTGCCGAAAATCTCGGAATCGTGTTGCCGAAAAACGTTGGCGATGTAATTTATTCCTTCCGCTACCGCAACGATCTACCACAGTCCATCACCAACACGGCGGCAGACGGCCTTGAATGGGTCATCGAGGGTGCGGGCCGCGCCCGCTATCGTTTCAAGCAGGTGCGATTGAATCGCATTGTGCCGCGAGAGGAATTGCTGACAATCAAGGTTCCCGACGCGACACCCGAGATTATCGCTGCGTACGCATTAAGCGATGAACAGGCATTGCTGGCGAGGGTACGCTATAACCGTCTTGTCGATATGTTTCTTGGCGTTACCGCGTTTTCGTTGCAAAATCACTTGCGAACTACCGTAAGGGGCGTCGGACAAATCGAGATCGACGAAATCTACGTCGGCATTGATCGGCACGGGCGGCAGTTCGTCGTGCCGGTACAGGCAAAAGGCGGCAGCGATAAACACGGCTCGGTGCAAACACAGCAGGATATATCGTGTTGTTCGGAGAAATTTCCCGACCTGATTTGCCGGGCTGTGTCCGCACAGTTTATGAGCGATGATCGCATCGCAATGTTCGAACTTACCGTTCAAGCTGGCGAAATAAAAGTAGTCGATGAAAAACATTATCAGCTTGTTCCCGCATCTTCCATATCGCCGGACGACCTTAGGCAATATGCCTCTCGAGGGGCAAACGCGCAGTGA
- a CDS encoding PDZ domain-containing protein, translated as MRTGWPAVLALVLTLVVAGCATAPPKKTLAERKAERAKAAAVAAAKPAAPPRVKSTGTPEDARKHMLRGMAAIEMAKSPEELAVAEEEFLAAADIAPRLGSAWFNLGKVQTQLGRYDDAIASYRQYLAIAPGAEDAQKVRDEIVKLEFRQEQTAREKGRAGSWVAATGAWYGLSMEGNGIVLKTDQRRVSEQEVNSTYTLVGTVPNLIRAHAEHHLTARGSRLAGTWSRGPVTADKCPIPPDTAEVAGEINEREKKITLRYEVTTFSASTQLALLGDDYCSGVAVTGKRGAEEVLYGPLGPAGLGPDVAYYGLISWWPGGLSSIQQDWQGHLVVRLDNETEAYEAGLRDEDEILAIDGVPVKSLNAGEAMMRLYGQPGTPVRLDILRKDVKAPITLTIQRIPNV; from the coding sequence ATGCGGACAGGATGGCCGGCGGTACTGGCACTGGTGCTGACCCTTGTCGTGGCGGGATGCGCCACGGCCCCCCCGAAGAAGACGCTTGCGGAGCGCAAGGCGGAACGCGCAAAAGCCGCCGCTGTTGCCGCGGCGAAACCCGCCGCGCCGCCGCGGGTCAAAAGTACGGGAACGCCCGAGGACGCCCGGAAGCACATGCTGCGAGGGATGGCCGCCATCGAGATGGCGAAGTCGCCCGAAGAGTTGGCCGTGGCCGAGGAGGAATTCCTGGCTGCCGCCGACATCGCCCCCCGGCTCGGCAGTGCCTGGTTCAACCTCGGCAAGGTGCAGACCCAGTTGGGGCGGTATGACGATGCGATCGCCAGCTACCGGCAGTATCTCGCGATCGCGCCGGGGGCGGAAGACGCCCAGAAGGTGCGCGACGAGATCGTGAAGCTCGAGTTCCGCCAGGAACAGACCGCTCGGGAAAAAGGACGGGCAGGCTCCTGGGTCGCCGCCACCGGCGCCTGGTACGGCTTGTCCATGGAGGGCAACGGCATCGTCCTCAAAACCGACCAGCGGCGGGTGAGCGAGCAGGAGGTGAACTCCACCTATACCCTGGTCGGGACCGTTCCGAATCTTATCCGCGCCCATGCCGAGCACCATCTGACGGCGCGGGGCAGCCGGCTCGCCGGAACCTGGAGCCGCGGCCCCGTTACCGCCGACAAGTGCCCGATCCCGCCGGATACCGCCGAGGTTGCCGGTGAAATAAACGAACGGGAAAAGAAGATCACCCTGCGCTACGAGGTCACCACCTTCAGCGCGTCGACCCAACTGGCGCTCCTGGGGGACGACTATTGCTCGGGAGTGGCGGTCACCGGCAAAAGAGGGGCCGAAGAGGTTCTCTATGGACCGCTGGGGCCGGCCGGTCTCGGTCCTGACGTCGCCTACTATGGTCTGATCTCCTGGTGGCCCGGCGGCCTTTCTTCCATCCAGCAGGACTGGCAGGGGCACCTTGTCGTGCGTCTCGACAACGAAACCGAGGCCTACGAGGCGGGGCTGAGGGACGAGGATGAAATCCTGGCCATCGACGGGGTACCGGTGAAGAGCCTCAACGCCGGCGAAGCGATGATGCGGCTCTACGGCCAGCCGGGCACTCCGGTCCGCCTCGACATCCTGCGGAAGGACGTGAAGGCCCCCATCACCCTCACCATCCAGCGGATACCGAACGTATGA
- a CDS encoding PLDc N-terminal domain-containing protein produces the protein MKKPIITFLAIFLLLPSFDNPAAYAEVYKWEDANGMHFTDNPSSVPDKYREKVYAETREQIKSTTPPVREGINQQNNPVAGQANQEAFYQAALEQQRRAAEAMHQQQDRALAASTRNLEKASRSLAGFMAIWLLIGLFLFIAWVSTLVDIVKSEFESPSNKTVWLLLVILLPLLGMIIYYCFGLGQKSDSSGFKDRQQEALRARLRPRDPKDRDFIIR, from the coding sequence TTGAAAAAGCCTATCATCACATTCCTCGCCATATTCCTGCTGCTCCCGTCATTTGATAATCCCGCTGCATACGCAGAAGTATATAAATGGGAAGATGCCAATGGCATGCACTTCACAGACAACCCTTCCTCCGTTCCTGACAAATACCGTGAAAAAGTATACGCGGAAACACGGGAACAAATTAAGAGCACAACTCCACCTGTCAGAGAAGGTATAAATCAACAAAACAATCCAGTTGCCGGCCAGGCAAACCAGGAGGCATTTTACCAAGCCGCTTTGGAACAACAGCGGCGTGCTGCGGAAGCAATGCACCAGCAGCAAGATCGGGCGTTAGCCGCCAGTACCAGGAACCTCGAAAAAGCATCCAGATCGTTGGCCGGGTTCATGGCCATATGGTTGCTTATAGGTTTGTTCCTATTTATTGCGTGGGTATCGACACTGGTGGATATTGTTAAAAGTGAGTTTGAGTCGCCATCGAATAAAACCGTTTGGCTGTTGCTGGTGATTCTTCTGCCCTTGCTTGGGATGATTATTTATTATTGTTTTGGCCTGGGGCAGAAAAGTGATTCAAGTGGCTTTAAAGATCGGCAACAAGAAGCGTTGCGCGCGCGGTTGAGACCGAGAGATCCAAAAGATAGGGATTTTATTATCAGATAA
- a CDS encoding mechanosensitive ion channel family protein: MQNIDQYQQLAVTYITEMGTKVVAVILFWVVGRWLIGFVGKMMQRVLEKQKVDPTLMRYLGNFVAVTLNIVLVVAILGYCGFQTTTFAALVAGIGIAIGAAWGGLLSNLAAGIFIVVLHPFKVGDFITAAGVTGTITEIGLFVTTVNTPDNVKTMIGNGKIFGDNIQNYTANAYRRVELKCQLAGSADHVAAMLLLREKLAAVPNVLSTPAVEVEILEFTLVGPVLAVRPFCHNDHYWQVYFDGNRTIRESLAAAGFPAPMQTQLVMVQNQ; the protein is encoded by the coding sequence ATGCAAAACATCGATCAGTATCAGCAGCTTGCGGTAACCTATATCACCGAGATGGGAACCAAAGTGGTCGCCGTCATCCTGTTTTGGGTCGTGGGACGCTGGCTGATCGGATTTGTCGGGAAGATGATGCAGCGGGTGTTGGAAAAGCAGAAGGTTGATCCGACCCTGATGCGTTATCTCGGCAATTTCGTCGCCGTTACGCTGAACATCGTTTTGGTCGTGGCCATCCTCGGTTATTGCGGATTCCAGACCACCACGTTCGCCGCCCTGGTGGCAGGCATCGGCATCGCCATCGGTGCAGCCTGGGGAGGGCTTCTGTCGAACCTGGCCGCAGGCATCTTCATCGTGGTGCTGCATCCCTTCAAGGTGGGCGATTTTATAACGGCCGCCGGGGTGACCGGCACCATCACGGAGATCGGGTTGTTTGTCACCACGGTCAACACGCCGGATAACGTCAAGACGATGATCGGCAACGGCAAGATTTTCGGCGACAACATCCAGAACTACACGGCAAATGCGTACCGGAGGGTAGAACTGAAATGCCAGCTTGCGGGAAGTGCCGATCATGTCGCGGCGATGCTGCTTTTACGCGAGAAGCTGGCAGCGGTGCCCAACGTGTTGTCAACACCGGCGGTTGAGGTGGAGATTCTGGAGTTCACCCTGGTCGGTCCGGTGCTTGCGGTTCGGCCCTTCTGCCATAACGACCACTACTGGCAGGTCTACTTCGACGGCAACCGCACCATCCGCGAATCGCTCGCCGCCGCCGGCTTCCCGGCGCCGATGCAGACGCAGCTGGTCATGGTGCAAAACCAGTGA
- a CDS encoding fibronectin type III domain-containing protein, with protein MSMMKPLSALFLSLLVSISLAGCGGGGGSTASSGSSLPSSATGGSTGGTTSTGGTASTGVVKLSWDPPQGVAAGINLHYGTSSGSYTSTINAGMVSSYAVSGLAPGTYYFVVTAYDSAGNESVYSNEVQAVIPASS; from the coding sequence ATGAGCATGATGAAGCCTTTATCCGCTTTATTCCTGTCCTTACTGGTTAGTATTTCCCTGGCCGGGTGCGGCGGGGGCGGCGGATCGACGGCGTCGTCGGGCAGTTCTTTGCCGAGCAGCGCCACTGGCGGCTCAACCGGAGGAACCACTTCGACCGGAGGAACCGCCTCAACGGGAGTCGTCAAGCTATCCTGGGACCCGCCGCAAGGCGTTGCCGCAGGAATCAACCTGCATTACGGGACGTCATCCGGAAGCTATACGAGCACCATTAATGCCGGGATGGTGTCAAGCTATGCCGTCAGCGGGCTTGCTCCGGGAACGTACTACTTTGTCGTTACGGCGTACGACTCGGCCGGGAACGAGAGCGTGTATTCCAATGAAGTGCAGGCCGTCATCCCGGCGAGCTCATAA
- a CDS encoding YgjV family protein encodes MEFFSLSQCVGYIAFVLGFIAFLQKEDRPLKFFVGLESIAYTVHFSLLGNPTAAASALLTSLRSFLALKTRSSLVAVVVIVANVGIGLMLTKSLFGWLPVIGSCVSTYAIFTMKGIPMRLVILSSTFCWLANNILSGSIGGTLLETVIAIVNTSTVLRMWRSAALERSGDPAGELAPISKS; translated from the coding sequence GTGGAATTTTTTTCTCTGTCCCAGTGCGTGGGATATATCGCATTCGTTCTGGGGTTTATCGCTTTTCTTCAGAAAGAGGACCGGCCCCTCAAGTTTTTCGTCGGCCTCGAAAGCATCGCCTACACCGTGCATTTCTCTTTGCTCGGCAATCCGACCGCCGCGGCGAGCGCCTTGCTCACGAGCCTCCGTTCCTTCCTGGCGTTAAAGACCCGCTCGTCCCTGGTGGCGGTCGTCGTCATCGTCGCCAATGTCGGTATCGGCCTGATGCTGACGAAAAGCCTCTTCGGCTGGCTTCCCGTGATCGGTTCGTGCGTCTCCACGTATGCCATATTCACCATGAAGGGCATACCCATGCGGCTCGTGATCCTCTCCAGCACCTTCTGCTGGCTGGCGAACAACATCCTCAGCGGTTCCATCGGCGGCACCCTCCTGGAGACGGTCATCGCCATCGTCAATACCTCGACCGTCCTGCGCATGTGGCGCTCGGCCGCACTTGAACGCTCCGGGGACCCGGCGGGAGAGCTGGCGCCGATTAGTAAATCATAA
- a CDS encoding Bax inhibitor-1/YccA family protein — MPFPSSPRSTSFPRPVATAQSTTMGAVYGWMAAGLCLTALVSMAVVSSPALFNALYTNRMVFFGLIIAEFGLVFAIAGFAVRMGTATAAPLFLLYSALNGVTLSGIFLVYTGQSIASAFLSTAGTFGAMSVYGFVTKRDLTSLGSFCFMGLIGVVIASVVNIFLHSTMLQFMVSGIGLIVFIGLTAYDTQKLKGVRGGAAVAGALALYLDFINIFLMMLQLFGDRRD, encoded by the coding sequence ATGCCTTTCCCATCATCACCACGCAGCACGTCATTTCCCCGTCCCGTAGCCACGGCACAGAGCACCACCATGGGCGCGGTCTACGGCTGGATGGCCGCCGGCCTCTGCCTCACGGCCCTCGTATCCATGGCGGTCGTCAGTTCCCCGGCGTTGTTCAACGCCCTCTACACCAACAGGATGGTCTTTTTCGGGCTGATCATTGCCGAGTTCGGACTGGTCTTTGCCATCGCCGGTTTTGCCGTCCGCATGGGCACCGCCACGGCGGCCCCCCTCTTCCTGCTCTATTCGGCGCTCAACGGGGTGACGCTCTCGGGGATCTTCCTGGTCTACACCGGCCAGTCCATCGCTTCCGCCTTCCTGAGCACCGCCGGCACCTTCGGCGCCATGAGCGTGTACGGATTCGTCACCAAGCGTGACCTGACCTCCCTGGGGTCGTTCTGCTTCATGGGGCTGATCGGCGTCGTCATCGCCTCCGTGGTGAACATCTTCCTCCACTCCACCATGCTCCAGTTCATGGTCAGCGGCATCGGCCTGATCGTTTTCATCGGCCTTACCGCCTACGATACCCAGAAGCTCAAGGGAGTCAGGGGCGGCGCGGCGGTAGCCGGAGCGCTCGCCCTGTACCTCGATTTCATCAACATCTTCCTCATGATGCTCCAGCTTTTCGGCGACCGGAGAGACTAG
- a CDS encoding OmpA family protein codes for MKKITTLVTMAFACMAFASGALAGERQGAFSVSPFVGGYTFDGVQHVETSPVYGLRLGYDLTKNWGVEAVGDFLATDGTRSERSINALSYRLDILYNFMPDGPLVPYVAVGGGGITYGHGKDGLKISDRTTDATANAGLGLKYFVTDSIALRGDARQLFVLEDPKSPKFNWEYTAGFTFLFGGQTAPAPVAAVPAAEPAPAPPAPSNQLTVAPSSITKGQSATLTWSSANATNCEIQPEIGAVQPQGSMTVTPADTTSYTLTCDGAGGSAKSAANLSVTPPEPPAPSGNLTVAPGSITKGESATLTWSSTNATNCEIQPEIGAVQPQGTMAVTPAENATYTLTCSGAGGTAKSAANLAVVVPAPPAPAPKLCSPTVINIHFDTNKSAIKPQYHDELKKLGDFLTEFPQATGAIEGHTDNVGNKTANMKLSQRRAESVRTYLIEKFGIAPERIKAVGYGPTKPVASNKTKAGKEQNRRIESNFTCNAK; via the coding sequence ATGAAAAAGATAACAACCCTGGTAACAATGGCATTCGCCTGCATGGCATTTGCAAGCGGCGCTCTTGCCGGAGAGCGGCAAGGGGCCTTTTCCGTTTCACCATTTGTCGGCGGCTACACCTTTGATGGTGTTCAGCACGTGGAAACTTCCCCTGTTTACGGGTTGCGCCTAGGCTACGACCTGACAAAAAACTGGGGCGTGGAAGCGGTGGGCGATTTTCTGGCGACCGACGGTACCCGGAGTGAACGGAGCATCAACGCCTTGTCCTACCGCTTGGACATCCTCTATAACTTCATGCCGGACGGCCCCCTGGTGCCGTATGTTGCCGTGGGCGGCGGCGGCATCACCTATGGCCACGGTAAAGACGGCCTTAAAATCAGCGACAGAACCACCGACGCAACCGCCAATGCAGGCTTGGGACTCAAGTACTTCGTGACCGACTCGATTGCCTTGCGGGGCGATGCCCGTCAGTTGTTTGTCCTGGAGGACCCTAAGAGTCCCAAGTTTAACTGGGAATATACCGCAGGGTTCACCTTCCTCTTCGGCGGCCAAACAGCTCCTGCCCCTGTTGCCGCTGTGCCGGCCGCAGAACCTGCTCCAGCCCCTCCCGCTCCTTCCAACCAGCTGACGGTTGCTCCGAGTTCCATTACCAAGGGGCAGTCCGCGACCTTGACGTGGAGTTCGGCGAACGCCACCAACTGCGAAATACAGCCGGAAATCGGCGCGGTTCAGCCGCAGGGGTCCATGACGGTCACACCCGCCGACACGACCTCCTATACCCTTACGTGCGATGGCGCCGGTGGTTCGGCAAAAAGCGCCGCGAACCTTTCGGTAACCCCGCCGGAACCTCCGGCCCCGTCCGGCAATCTGACGGTTGCCCCCGGTTCCATTACCAAAGGGGAGTCCGCGACGTTGACGTGGAGTTCGACGAATGCCACCAACTGCGAGATACAACCGGAAATCGGCGCGGTTCAGCCACAGGGGACCATGGCGGTCACCCCTGCCGAAAATGCCACGTATACCCTTACGTGCAGTGGTGCCGGCGGTACGGCAAAGAGCGCAGCGAACCTTGCGGTAGTTGTTCCGGCACCGCCGGCGCCTGCTCCCAAGTTGTGCAGCCCCACGGTCATCAATATCCATTTCGATACAAACAAGTCTGCGATCAAACCCCAGTACCACGATGAACTGAAAAAGCTCGGTGATTTCCTGACCGAATTCCCTCAGGCTACCGGAGCCATCGAAGGACACACCGACAATGTCGGCAACAAGACGGCCAACATGAAGCTCTCCCAGCGACGTGCCGAAAGCGTTCGTACCTACCTCATCGAAAAGTTCGGGATCGCTCCCGAACGGATCAAGGCTGTTGGTTACGGTCCGACGAAACCCGTTGCCAGCAACAAGACCAAGGCGGGGAAAGAGCAGAACCGCCGGATCGAATCCAACTTCACCTGCAACGCCAAGTAG